One region of Vigna angularis cultivar LongXiaoDou No.4 chromosome 10, ASM1680809v1, whole genome shotgun sequence genomic DNA includes:
- the LOC108335458 gene encoding cytochrome P450 71D11, which translates to MESQPLHMFGLAISFFLFMILALKIGTNLKKTESSQKIPPGPWKLPVIGNIHNLLSSAPHRKLRDLAKIYGPLMHLQLGEVFTIIVSSPEYAKEIMKTHDLIFASRPTILASDIMAYESTDIMFSPYGKYWRQLRKICTVELFTHKRVNSFNPIREEELTNLVKMIDSHKGSPFNLTEALLSSVYNIISRAAFGMKCKDQEEFISLINEAMTVGSGFNIGDLFPSAKWLQLLSGLRPKIERLHQQLDHILEGIINEHKEAKSKAREGHGEAQEDLVDVLLKFQDDNDSNQDIYLTNNNIKAIILDIFAAGGETSATTINWAMAEIIRDPRVMKKAQAEVREVFKMKGRVEETSMNELMYLKSIVKETLRLHPPTPLLLPRKCGQTCEINGYHIPVESKVIVNAWAIGRDPNYWTEADRFYPERFIDNSIDYNGTNFEYIPFGAGRRICPGSTFGLVNIEVALAFLLYHFDWKLPKGMKNEDLDLTEQFEATVRRKEDLYLIPVTFHPLLGNGADCRVGKNQFQD; encoded by the exons ATGGAGTCTCAACCACTTCACATGTTTGGCCTTGCAATATCCTTTTTCCTCTTCATGATTCTGGCACTCAAAATAGGGACCAATCTGAAGAAAACTGAGTCATCTCAAAAAATACCACCGGGACCATGGAAGCTACCTGTCATAGGAAACATACACAATCTTCTTTCATCTGCACCACACAGAAAATTAAGAGACTTAGCCAAAATATATGGTCCCTTGATGCATCTCCAACTTGGGGAGGTATTCACAATCATTGTTTCCTCACCAGAATATGCCAAGGAGATCATGAAAACCCATGATCTCATCTTTGCATCAAGGCCTACAATTCTAGCTTCTGATATAATGGCTTATGAGTCCACTGATATTATGTTTTCACCTTATGGAAAATATTGGAGACAGCTGAGAAAAATATGCACAGTGGAGCTTTTCACTCACAAGCGTGTCAACTCATTCAATCCAATAAGAGAAGAAGAACTCACCAATCTTGTCAAAATGATTGATTCACATAAAGGGTCACCCTTCAATCTCACCGAGGCACTACTTTCATCAGTGTATAACATCATTTCAAGAGCTGCGTTTGGCATGAAATGCAAAGACCAAGAAGAGTTCATATCATTGATAAACGAAGCCATGACAGTTGGATCAGGTTTTAACATAGGAGATCTGTTTCCTTCTGCTAAATGGCTTCAACTTTTGAGTGGTCTGAGGCCTAAGATTGAGAGGTTGCATCAACAACTTGATCACATACTAGAAGGTATCATCAATGAACACAAGGAGGCAAAGTCAAAAGCCAGAGAAGGCCATGGTGAAGCACAGGAAGATTTGGTAGATGTTCTGCTAAAATTCCAGGATGATAATGATAGCAACCAGGATATTTACTTAACTAACAACAATATCAAGGCTATAATCCTG GACATCTTTGCTGCTGGAGGTGAGACTTCTGCAACTACGATAAATTGGGCAATGGCTGAGATAATAAGGGATCCACGAGTAATGAAGAAAGCACAAGCTGAGGTGAGAGAGGTATTCAAAATGAAAGGAAGGGTTGAAGAAACTTCCATGAATGAACTCATGTATTTGAAATCAATTGTGAAAGAGACCCTGAGGTTACACCCTCCAACTCCTCTTTTACTTCCAAGAAAATGTGGACAGACATGTGAGATTAATGGATATCATATACCAGTAGAAAGTAAGGTAATTGTGAATGCTTGGGCAATTGGAAGAGATCCAAACTACTGGACTGAAGCTGATAGGTTTTATCCAGAGAGATTCATTGATAACTCTATTGACTATAATGGGACAAATTTTGAGTACATTCCATTTGGTGCTGGAAGAAGAATATGCCCAGGCAGCACCTTTGGTTTAGTCAATATTGAGGTTGCCCTTGCATTTTTGCTGTATCACTTTGATTGGAAGCTTCCAAAGGGAATGAAAAATGAGGACCTGGACCTCACTGAACAATTTGAAGCAACTgttagaagaaaagaagatcTATACTTGATACCAGTCACTTTCCATCCTTTGCTG GGAAATGGTGCAGACTGCAGAGTAGGGAAAAATCAGTTCCAGGATTAA
- the LOC108335340 gene encoding cytochrome P450 71D11, which yields MDYELAKILSFTMPFILFMILALKIGTSLKKTGSSQKIPPGPWKLPVIGNIHNLLSSAPHRKLRDLAKIYGPLMHLQLGEVFTIIVSSPEYAEEIMKTHDLIFASRPTILASDILCYESTDIVFSPYGNYWRQLRKICTVELFTQKRVNSFRPIRETEFTNLVKMIDSHQGSSINLTEAVLSSIYNIISRAAFGMKCKDQEEFISVVKEGALAVSGLSIGDLFPSAKWLQLVTGLKPKLEKLHRQIDRILGDIINEHQQTNPKAPEGQGEADEDLVDVLLKFQDGNERNHDICLTINNVKAIILDIFSAGGDTAASTINWAIAEMIRDPRVMKKAQYEVREVFNMKGLIDETCMDELKYLKSVVKETLRLHPPAPLLLPRECREACEIKGYHIPAKSKVIVNAWAIGRDPNYWSEAERFYPERFIDSSIDYKGSSFEYLPFGAGRRICPGITFGLINIEVALAYLLYHFDWKLPNEMKSGDLDMTEEFGVTVRRKNDICLIPVTYSHARKL from the exons ATGGATTATGAGTTAGCTAAGATATTATCCTTTACCATGCCCTTTATTCTCTTCATGATTTTGGCACTCAAAATAGGGACCAGTCTCAAGAAAACTGGGTCATCTCAAAAAATACCACCAGGACCATGGAAGCTACCTGTCATAGGAAACATACACAATCTTCTTTCATCTGCACCACACAGAAAATTAAGAGACTTAGCCAAAATATATGGTCCTTTGATGCATCTCCAACTTGGGGAGGTCTTCACAATCATTGTTTCCTCACCAGAATATGCCGAGGAGATCATGAAAACCCATGATCTCATCTTTGCATCAAGGCCTACAATTCTAGCTTCTGATATATTGTGCTATGAATCCACTGATATTGTGTTTTCTCCTTATGGAAACTACTGGAGACAGCTACGAAAAATCTGCACAGTAGAACTTTTCACCCAGAAACGTGTCAACTCATTCAGACCAATAAGAGAAACTGAGTTCACCAATCTCGTTAAAATGATTGATTCTCATCAGGGGTCATCCATCAACCTCACTGAAGCAGTTCTTTCATCGATATACAACATCATTTCAAGAGCTGCGTTTGGCATGAAATGCAAAGACCAAGAAGAGTTCATATCAGTGGTAAAAGAAGGAGCACTAGCTGTATCAGGTTTGAGCATTGGAGATTTGTTTCCTTCTGCCAAATGGCTTCAACTTGTTACTGGTTTGAAGCCTAAGCTTGAGAAGCTGCATCGACAAATTGATCGGATTCTGGGAGACATCATCAATGAACACCAACAGACAAATCCAAAAGCCCCAGAAGGCCAGGGTGAAGCAGACGAAGATTTGGTAGATGTTCTCCTAAAATTCCAGGATGGTAATGAGAGAAACCATGATATTTGCTTAACTATTAACAATGTCAAGGCTATAATCCTG GATATCTTTTCTGCTGGAGGAGACACAGCAGCTTCTACCATTAATTGGGCAATAGCAGAGATGATAAGGGATCCGAGAGTAATGAAGAAAGCACAATATGAGGTGAGAGAGGTATTCAATATGAAAGGATTGATTGATGAAACATGCATGGATGAACTCAAATACTTGAAATCAGTGGTCAAAGAGACCTTAAGGTTACATCCACCAGCTCCTCTTTTACTTCCAAGAGAATGCAGAGAAGCATGTGAGATTAAAGGGTATCATATTCCAGCTAAAAGCAAGGTAATTGTGAATGCTTGGGCAATTGGAAGAGATCCAAACTATTGGAGTGAAGCAGAGAGGTTTTATCCAGAGAGATTCATTGATAGCTCTATTGATTACAAAGGGAGTAGTTTTGAGTACCTTCCATTTGGTGCTGGAAGAAGAATATGCCCAGGTATCACATTTGGTTTGATAAATATTGAAGTGGCACTTGCATATTTGTTGTATCACTTTGATTGGAAGCTTCCGAATGAAATGAAAAGTGGGGACTTGGACATGACTGAGGAATTTGGAGTGACtgttagaagaaaaaatgacATATGCTTGATACCAGTCACTTATAGCCATGCAAGAAAGTTATGA
- the LOC108335527 gene encoding cytochrome P450 71D11: protein MDLQIFDILPLISLFFLMILALKLGRNLTKTKPTPKTPPGPWKLPIIGNIPHVVTPTPHRKLRDLAKKYGPLMHLQLGEVFTVVVSSAECAKEVMKTHDLLFASRYLILALKIIGYDATNISFSPYGNYWRQLRKICISELFTPKRLSSFKPIREEVLSSLIKMIASENGSPFNLSEALLTSNYAIISWAAFGKTCKEQEEYISVQKEVLKVAGGFDVGDLFPSATWLQNITGLRPTLERLHRKSDQIHENIMREHKDKRSKTKEGLVEAEEDLVDVLLKFQNNSGENQDICLTDDNIKAIIDNIFAAGGETTATTIDWAMAEMIRNPRVMKRAQAEVREVFKMNGRVDETCINEMKYLKLVIKETLRLHPPAPLLLPRECGQTCEIDGYHIPVKSKVIVNAWAIGRDPNYWSDPERFYPERFIDSCVDYKGNDFEFIPFGAGRRICPGITFGLMNVELTLALLLYHFDWKLPNGMKAEELDMTEQFGLTVRRKNGLFLIPSIATQ from the exons ATGGATCTTCAGATCTTTGATATATTACCTCTTatctctcttttcttcctcaTGATATTGGCACTGAAATTGGGGAGGAATCTCACCAAAACCAAGCCAACTCCAAAGACACCTCCAGGACCATGGAAACTACCTATCATAGGAAACATACCCCATGTTGTTACACCAACACCACACAGAAAACTAAGAGACTTAGCCAAAAAATATGGACCCTTGATGCATCTCCAACTTGGAGAGGTCTTCACTGTAGTTGTTTCCTCAGCAGAATGTGCCAAAGAGGTAATGAAAACTCATGATCTTCTCTTTGCATCAAGGTATCTCATTCTAGCCTTAAAAATAATCGGTTATGATGCCACAAACATATCTTTCTCCCCTTACGGAAATTATTGGAGACAGCTAAGGAAAATATGCATTAGTGAGCTTTTCACCCCAAAGCGTCTCAGTTCATTCAAGCCAATAAGAGAAGAAGTTCTCTCAAGTCTCATCAAAATGATTGCTTCAGAAAATGGATCACCATTCAATCTCTCTGAGGCACTGCTCACATCCAACTATGCAATAATTTCTTGGGCAGCGTTTGGCAAGACGTGCAAAGAGCAAGAAGAATATATATCAGTGCAAAAGGAAGTGCTTAAGGTTGCAGGAGGATTTGACGTTGGAGATTTGTTTCCTTCTGCCACATGGCTTCAAAATATTACTGGTTTGAGACCTACCCTTGAGAGATTGCACCGGAAAAGTGATCAAATACATGAAAACATCATGAGGGAGCACAAAGATAAAAGGTCAAAAACCAAAGAAGGCCTGGTGGAAGCAGAAGAGGACCTTGTAGATGTCCTTCTAAAATTTCAGAATAATAGTGGTGAAAATCAGGATATTTGCTTGACTGATGACAACATTAAGGCTATAATTGAT AATATCTTTGCTGCTGGAGGTGAGACAACAGCAACTACCATAGATTGGGCAATGGCAGAGATGATAAGGAATCCAAGGGTGATGAAGAGAGCACAGGCTGAAGTGAGAGAGGTATTCAAGATGAATGGAAGGGTTGATGAAACTTGCatcaatgaaatgaaatatttgaaGTTAGTTATCAAAGAGACCTTGAGGTTACACCCACCAGCACCTCTTTTACTTCCAAGAGAATGTGGACAAACGTGTGAGATTGATGGGTATCATATACCAGTCAAAAGCAAGGTAATTGTGAATGCCTGGGCTATTGGAAGAGATCCAAACTATTGGAGTGACCCAGAGAGGTTTTATCCAGAGAGATTCATTGATAGCTGTGTTGACTACAAAGGGAATGATTTTGAGTTCATTCCATTTGGTGCTGGAAGAAGAATATGCCCAGGTATCACATTTGGTTTGATGAATGTTGAACTCACACTTGCACTTTTGTTGTATCACTTTGATTGGAAGCTTCCCAATGGAATGAAAGCTGAGGAGTTGGACATGACTGAGCAATTTGGATTAACTGTCAGAAGAAAAAATGGTCTGTTTTTGATTCCCTCCATTGCAACACAATAA
- the LOC108336129 gene encoding cytochrome P450 71D11 — protein sequence MDLQIFDMLAPISLFFLMLVALKLGRNLTKTKPTPKTPPGPWKLPIIGNIPHLVTPTPHIKLRDLAKNYGPLMHLQLGEVFTVVVSSAECAKEVMKTHDLLFASRPLILASKIIGYDATNISFSPYGNYWRQLRKICTAELFTPKRLNSFKPIREEELSSLIKMIASENGSPFNLSEALLTSNYAIISRAAFGKTCKEQEEYISVEKEVLKAAGGFDIGDLFPSATWLQNFTGLRPTLERLHRKSDQILENIMREHKDRKSKSKEGLVEAEEDLVDVLLKFQDDSGEDQDICLTDDNIKAIIDNIFAAGGETSATTIDWTMAEMIRNPRVMKRAQAEVREVFKMNGRVDETCINEMKYLKLVIKETLRLHPPAPLLLPRECGQTCEIDGYHIPVKSRVIVNVWAIGRDPNSWSEPERFYPERFSDSSVDYKGNNFEFIPFGAGRRICPGITFGLMNVELTLALLLYHFDWKLPNGMKAEEMDMTEQFALTVRRKDYLFLIPSIATRCS from the exons ATGGATCTTCAGATCTTTGATATGTTAGCTCCTATTTCCCTTTTCTTCCTGATGCTGGTGGCACTGAAATTGGGGAGGAATCTCACCAAAACCAAGCCAACTCCAAAGACACCTCCAGGACCATGGAAGCTACCTATCATAGGAAATATACCCCATCTTGTTACACCAACACCACACATAAAACTAAGAGACTTAGCCAAAAACTATGGACCCTTGATGCATCTCCAACTGGGAGAGGTCTTCACTGTAGTTGTTTCCTCAGCAGAATGTGCCAAAGAGGTAATGAAAACTCATGATCTTCTCTTTGCATCAAGGCCTCTGATTCTAGCCTCAAAGATAATCGGTTATGATGCCACAAACATATCTTTTTCCCCTTATGGAAATTATTGGAGACAGTTGAGGAAAATTTGCACAGCTGAGCTTTTCACTCCAAAACGTCTCAATTCTTTCAAGCCTATAAGAGAAGAAGAGCTCTCAAGTCTCATCAAAATGATTGCTTCAGAAAATGGCTCACCATTCAATCTCTCTGAGGCACTTCTCACATCCAACTATGCTATAATTTCGAGGGCAGCTTTTGGCAAGACGTGCAAAGAGCAAGAAGAATATATATCAGTGGAAAAGGAAGTGCTTAAGGCTGCAGGAGGATTTGATATTGGAGATTTGTTTCCTTCAGCCACATGGCTCCAAAATTTTACTGGTTTGAGGCCTACCCTTGAGAGATTGCACCGAAAAAGTGATCAAATACTTGAAAACATCATGAGGGAGCACAAAGATAGAAAGTCAAAATCCAAAGAAGGTCTGGTTGAAGCAGAAGAGGACCTTGTAGATGTCCTTCTAAAATTTCAGGATGATAGTGGTGAAGATCAGGATATTTGCTTGACTGATGACAACATCAAGGCTATAATTGAT AATATCTTTGCTGCTGGAGGTGAGACATCGGCAACTACCATAGATTGGACAATGGCAGAGATGATAAGGAATCCAAGGGTGATGAAGAGAGCACAGGCCGAAGTGAGAGAGGTATTCAAGATGAATGGAAGGGTTGATGAAACTTGCatcaatgaaatgaaatatttgaaGTTAGTTATCAAAGAGACCTTGAGGTTACACCCACCAGCACCTCTTTTACTTCCAAGAGAATGTGGACAAACATGTGAGATTGATGGGTATCATATACCAGTCAAAAGCAGGGTAATTGTGAATGTTTGGGCAATTGGAAGAGATCCAAACAGTTGGAGTGAGCCAGAGAGGTTTTATCCTGAGAGATTCAGTGATAGCTCTGTTGACTACAAAGGGAATAATTTTGAGTTCATTCCATTTGGTGCTGGAAGAAGAATATGCCCAGGTATCACATTTGGTTTGATGAATGTTGAACTCACACTTGCACTTTTGTTATATCACTTTGATTGGAAGCTTCCCAATGGAATGAAAGCTGAGGAAATGGACATGACTGAGCAATTTGCACTAACTGTTAGAAGAAAAGATTATCTGTTTTTGATTCCCTCCATTGCAACACGATGCTCATAA